The sequence ATCAAACGGTCATTCCGACGGGTGGTTTAGATTCATTATAATTACTGGCAGGAAAGTCTCTATCCAAAATATTGATATAAGGTAAAGTTATCCTGGCCTTGAAGCTTATCCGCCAGGGTGACATCTATCTCAGCCATCACTTAAAGCCCAAGCTTCTGCGCTTTACTTCAACAGGTATCGCTTTATGATATGCACCAGTATCTACTAGAAACTCCTTAAGCGTTGTTCTACCAGGATCGTCGATGAGACCCTTGCCAATAACATATCCATGCTTCTTCAGGGAAGGGTCTCCTGAGCCTTAGAATCAGCGTGGGGAATAATCTTCCACCGATGAAGATTGAGAAACAATGAAAAAGATTGCAACAAATCTAAAAAGAAATAGAAACATTTTAAACCAATCATTTAGACAGCTAGCACTCAACGTATTCTGTCGTCGTGACTTTCATGCATATTTTTTCGGGTGGATGTACTTTACATTAGTAAGCCTCTCATATCCCTTGTCATAGCTCACAATCTCTAAATTCTCAACTATTGCAACAGCTGCGTGGAGGCTGTCAAAATATGTTAAGTTCTTGTGTCCGCCCCTCAACCTGAAGGCTTCACGGTGGTATTCAAACCTCAGCGGGTATGTATCTATTTGCCTATATCTCAAAAGTTCACTCAGGACATCGTAGAAAGCTGAAAGATCCTCTACAAGGATTTCCCCAGATTTTAAGAGTAGATCAAGCTCAATAAAAGAATATGGAGAAATCTTCACTTCTCCAAGAAGACTGTCGACAAGCCTTAAAGCGTCGGCGTGATGTTTATCCTTTAGCGATATCAAGGCTAGAAGAACATCTGTTTCTATGAGTATTGCCAGTTCTAAGCCTCCCTTCGAAGTTCATTCTCCGCCACCCTACGCAATCTATGAATTTCCTCCTCCACATCGGTTGTCCCCTTAACAACAAGCTTTTCCAGTCGCTTTAAAGGGTCTTCTACGGGTTTAAGCACTATTTCCCCGCTTTCAACAATAATTTTAACCGCATTCTTTATGTTAAGCTGTTTCCTAATATTTGATGGAATAAGAACTCTTCCCTTTTCATCGACTTTCGCCATTATATCCATTTGTTCCACCTCCCACGATATTCTTCCCACTTCCCACAAATAAACTTTCTCATGCCCTGCGAGGTTTTTTATTCCACCATACATGACTGGTACAGCACCGAACTCGAGAGTGGAGAGACCTAAAATTCTTAATTAAGCTGTCCCATCTTCCAAATATTTAACCATTTCAAACTCAGTTATTTTGCTTCATAGGTCTTCATCAGTTTTGTAGAATAAAGCTTTTATGAAGACAACTAACGCAGGATGCTTACATCATATATAGTTATATTGTATTTTAATTGTTTCTCACTCTAAGTTTCCGGTATTCGAAGTCATAATTGTTT is a genomic window of Candidatus Bathyarchaeota archaeon containing:
- a CDS encoding PIN domain-containing protein; protein product: MISLKDKHHADALRLVDSLLGEVKISPYSFIELDLLLKSGEILVEDLSAFYDVLSELLRYRQIDTYPLRFEYHREAFRLRGGHKNLTYFDSLHAAVAIVENLEIVSYDKGYERLTNVKYIHPKKYA
- a CDS encoding AbrB/MazE/SpoVT family DNA-binding domain-containing protein; this translates as MDIMAKVDEKGRVLIPSNIRKQLNIKNAVKIIVESGEIVLKPVEDPLKRLEKLVVKGTTDVEEEIHRLRRVAENELRREA